In the Dioscorea cayenensis subsp. rotundata cultivar TDr96_F1 chromosome 12, TDr96_F1_v2_PseudoChromosome.rev07_lg8_w22 25.fasta, whole genome shotgun sequence genome, one interval contains:
- the LOC120273569 gene encoding uncharacterized protein LOC120273569 — translation MEEEKGVELNEYYCSSSRLCLCRICHEEEDESSTSMETPCSCSGTLKFAHRGCIQRWCEEKGSIVCEICLQKFEPGYTVPPKKALVDVPVTIRGSLEVPRLNYDPSSDEEDEYPACTEAAERSFSYCRSIALMFTLFLLFRHLVVALSITADHYALTVLMVFALRATGILLPFYLMMRIITFLQQQQQRHFEGADESSSMQEMEADESRDHVIDIDS, via the exons atggaagaagaaaaaggagttGAATTGAATGAATATTATTGTTCAAGTTCAAGGTTGTGTTTATGTAGGATAtgtcatgaagaagaagatgagagcTCAACATCCATGGAAACTCCTTGTTCTTGTTCTGGAACTCTCAag tTTGCTCATAGAGGATGCATACAGAGGTGGTGTGAGGAGAAGGGGAGTATTGTTTGTGAGATCTGTTTGCag AAATTTGAGCCTGGATACACAGTTCCACCCAAAAAAGCTCTTGTTGATGTACCTGTTACAATCag AGGGAGTCTGGAAGTCCCAAGATTGAATTATGATCCAAGTTCTGATGAAGAAGACGAATACCCGGCTTGCACCGAAGCGGCTGAGAGAAGCTTCTCGTATTGCCGATCAATCGCATTGATG TTCACTCTTTTCTTGCTATTCAGACATCTTGTGGTTGCTCTATCCATTACTGCTGATCATTATGCATTAACAGTTCTAATG GTATTTGCATTACGAGCGACCGGAATACTTTTACCGTTTTATTTGATGATGCGGATAATCACCTTCCTTCAACAGCAACAACAGCGACATTTCGAG GGGGCTGATGAATCTTCTTCAATGCAAGAAATGGAAGCTGATGAATCACGGGATCATGTCATCGACATAGATTCATAA